The following proteins are co-located in the Flammeovirga kamogawensis genome:
- a CDS encoding AAA family ATPase, translated as MLIEFSVSNFRSIKNEQVLSLLPSSRIRKVVPENRLLTHKNYKNTETLASAVVFGANASGKSNLLRALEALAVMVQEGGDTVIGEGAKAYVPFRLDRQSRELPTDFYIRFIAGDGIQYEYEMSRDIDQVTHEALYAYPKARKVKLYERNEGQQIIFGQKLKGDKQSIAKHIMPYQLLLTKGAQLGLNQLIAPWSFFKNHLRAYILYKSVYDDTLLQGIAKHIVSDESGRFLRNLSRLVNHSDTGVKGIEVVQEDSELMGLFEGRRRFKLKTIHNSEENTEDKIAFDLKEESIGTRKLVALGGLILRVLEAGDTLVIDELDQSMHPHLTRALIKLFHNPATNPKRAQLIFSTHDASLLNDDLFRFDQVFISERTEDGITEISSVSDIPHLKKEVPLEEWYLTGKFGGTPAINQMALEFDFKTNLEDEE; from the coding sequence ATGTTGATAGAATTTTCTGTTTCCAATTTCAGGTCAATAAAAAATGAGCAGGTATTGTCCCTATTGCCATCCAGTAGAATTAGAAAAGTAGTACCTGAAAATAGATTGTTAACTCATAAGAATTACAAGAATACAGAAACGTTGGCTTCTGCAGTAGTTTTTGGTGCTAATGCATCGGGTAAAAGTAATTTATTAAGAGCGCTAGAAGCATTAGCCGTAATGGTACAAGAAGGTGGTGATACGGTTATTGGTGAAGGAGCAAAAGCATATGTACCTTTTCGGTTAGACAGACAATCCAGAGAATTACCTACAGATTTTTATATTCGATTTATTGCAGGCGATGGTATTCAGTATGAATATGAAATGTCAAGAGATATTGATCAGGTAACACATGAAGCACTTTATGCTTATCCGAAAGCAAGAAAGGTAAAATTGTATGAGCGTAATGAGGGGCAGCAAATTATTTTTGGACAGAAATTAAAAGGGGATAAGCAAAGTATTGCTAAGCACATTATGCCGTATCAGTTATTGCTAACTAAGGGAGCACAATTAGGTTTAAATCAGTTAATAGCACCTTGGTCATTTTTTAAAAATCATCTTAGAGCATATATTTTATATAAATCTGTTTATGATGACACCTTACTTCAAGGTATAGCAAAACATATTGTAAGTGATGAATCTGGTAGATTTTTAAGAAACTTATCTCGTTTAGTTAACCATTCTGATACGGGAGTAAAAGGGATTGAAGTTGTACAAGAGGATAGTGAATTAATGGGGCTTTTTGAAGGGCGACGTAGATTCAAATTAAAGACAATTCATAATTCAGAAGAAAATACAGAAGATAAAATTGCTTTTGATCTTAAAGAAGAATCAATTGGTACTAGAAAATTAGTGGCTTTGGGTGGCTTAATTTTAAGGGTGTTAGAAGCTGGAGATACATTGGTTATAGACGAACTAGATCAAAGTATGCACCCGCATTTAACAAGAGCTTTAATTAAATTATTTCATAATCCTGCAACAAACCCTAAGCGGGCTCAACTAATATTTTCTACACATGATGCATCTTTATTAAATGATGATCTGTTTAGATTTGATCAGGTATTTATATCAGAACGAACTGAAGATGGAATCACAGAAATCTCTTCTGTTTCAGATATACCACATTTAAAAAAAGAGGTACCTCTAGAAGAATGGTATTTAACAGGAAAATTTGGTGGTACACCAGCTATTAATCAAATGGCTTTAGAATTTGATTTTAAAACAAATTTAGAAGATGAGGAATAG